The proteins below come from a single Chitinophaga pinensis DSM 2588 genomic window:
- a CDS encoding helix-turn-helix domain-containing protein — translation MYLFSADSIEFFRELHSPSDVPKRFASKIMHHSSKVLHGDQQKTIFLQRIIAGFFEIFEHHVVCNAQETEILPTPLTPSLHLHVSMDDNEVDAYVNGQQSVDLKPREVNLFYLEEINIAVLPPGKHCFFHIAFKNDTLFRLLKKKPFAGLYNKYQKKVKQVEEEMGGMINEPGQVSMDAYFMMLIHEIRQCNFNEAASRYYREKKCQLMLEHFIRQILYIREPKIELTDQKILTLDYVKEYVKLNINKPVNLKQLAGQFNISTNLLEKGFRQLNGISLRSFIHMYRMEFITKLLAIKGMPHDSIARLTGFRNYAALNAAFYKYFGCNAEVFHEQC, via the coding sequence ATGTACCTCTTTTCAGCAGATTCCATTGAATTTTTCAGGGAGCTGCACTCCCCCTCAGATGTTCCTAAAAGATTTGCCAGCAAGATTATGCACCACTCCAGCAAAGTGCTACACGGCGACCAGCAAAAGACCATTTTTCTTCAACGCATCATCGCAGGCTTTTTTGAAATCTTTGAACACCATGTGGTGTGCAATGCGCAGGAAACGGAGATCCTGCCTACTCCCCTTACTCCCTCTCTGCATCTGCACGTTTCAATGGACGACAATGAAGTCGACGCCTACGTTAACGGACAACAGAGTGTTGATTTAAAACCCCGGGAAGTCAATCTCTTTTATCTGGAAGAGATCAATATCGCAGTTTTACCTCCAGGGAAACACTGCTTTTTCCACATTGCTTTTAAAAATGACACCTTATTCCGCCTGCTGAAAAAGAAGCCTTTTGCAGGACTCTACAACAAGTACCAGAAGAAAGTAAAACAGGTGGAGGAAGAAATGGGCGGCATGATTAACGAACCCGGTCAGGTGTCCATGGATGCCTATTTCATGATGCTCATACATGAAATCAGACAATGTAACTTCAACGAGGCCGCCAGCAGGTATTATCGCGAAAAGAAATGCCAGCTGATGCTGGAACATTTCATCCGGCAGATACTGTATATACGCGAGCCGAAAATAGAGCTGACCGACCAGAAAATACTGACGCTGGACTATGTAAAAGAATACGTCAAATTAAACATCAACAAGCCGGTAAATTTGAAGCAACTGGCAGGACAGTTCAACATCAGCACGAATCTGCTTGAAAAAGGCTTCCGGCAACTGAATGGTATTTCCCTGCGCAGTTTTATTCACATGTACCGCATGGAATTTATCACCAAACTGCTGGCTATAAAAGGTATGCCGCATGACAGTATCGCACGGCTTACAGGCTTCAGGAATTATGCTGCACTGAATGCCGCTTTCTACAAATACTTCGGTTGTAACGCGGAGGTTTTCCACGAACAATGTTAA
- a CDS encoding SDR family oxidoreductase has product MKVLITGSNGLLGQHLIPVFLEDSRYQVIASGRGPNRLPQQTGYIYEATNLRDATSVKHLLDKYQPDIVIHAAAMTQVDDCERNKDLCWDTNVAATRYLLKAAEAHNTFFIFLSTDFVFDGLKGPYAEEDAVNPISYYGSSKVAAENMVRGSKLPWAIVRTVLVYGIAADSKRSNIITWVKNNLEQGKKLKVVDDQWRTPTLVQDLAVGCKLVADKKAAGTFHISGSETLTPYQMAVQTADYFKLNTQLLEKVDAKSFTQPAKRPAKTGFVIDKAVKELGFAPHSFDEGLEILSKEI; this is encoded by the coding sequence ATGAAGGTATTAATCACAGGAAGCAACGGATTATTGGGCCAGCACCTTATTCCCGTTTTTTTGGAGGATAGCCGGTATCAGGTAATAGCCAGCGGAAGAGGACCTAACCGTCTGCCGCAACAAACCGGATATATCTATGAAGCCACTAACCTGCGGGATGCCACCAGCGTGAAGCACCTGCTGGATAAATATCAGCCGGACATCGTCATTCATGCTGCCGCTATGACCCAGGTGGATGACTGCGAACGTAACAAGGATCTCTGCTGGGATACCAACGTAGCTGCTACCCGTTACCTGCTGAAGGCCGCCGAAGCACATAACACCTTCTTCATTTTCCTGTCTACCGATTTTGTATTCGACGGTTTAAAGGGACCCTATGCAGAAGAGGATGCGGTAAACCCCATCAGTTATTATGGCTCCAGCAAAGTGGCGGCTGAAAACATGGTACGCGGCAGTAAACTGCCCTGGGCCATCGTACGTACCGTACTGGTATATGGTATCGCAGCCGACTCCAAACGCAGTAACATCATCACCTGGGTGAAAAACAACCTGGAACAGGGCAAAAAGCTGAAGGTCGTGGATGACCAGTGGCGAACCCCAACCCTCGTACAGGATCTGGCAGTCGGATGTAAGCTGGTAGCGGACAAAAAAGCTGCCGGAACATTCCACATCTCAGGTAGCGAAACGCTGACCCCTTATCAGATGGCGGTACAGACTGCCGATTATTTCAAACTGAACACACAATTGCTTGAAAAGGTAGATGCCAAAAGCTTCACGCAACCTGCCAAACGCCCTGCTAAAACAGGTTTTGTAATAGATAAAGCCGTGAAAGAGCTGGGTTTTGCTCCGCATAGTTTTGATGAAGGACTGGAGATCTTGTCAAAAGAGATCTAG
- a CDS encoding TonB-dependent receptor has translation MFLLLCLYVPFAAAYAQKQRITGKVTDATTGVPLEGITVRVKLSGTGTLTGKEGTYAIEAKTDDVLELSAIGFKPLSVPVNSRTVVDIQLTSTVSELSQVVLVGTRSGGRARIETPVPVDVISMSQTAYPTAKMDLTALLNVSAPSFNYNKQSGSDGADQIDLATLRGLGPDQTLVLVNGKRRHQTAFIAVYGTRGRGNSGTDLNAIPEAAIDRVEILRDGASAQYGSDAIAGVINIILKKEVNHLYVNAGYAGYYDHKYNTHFGQDLNQYKSGGAIDGNAVSVGLSYGVPLGKNGGFLNFSGNFLKQGKTYRQVLDTNLANKDALPINVVRRSYGDASKTTGGGMLNLELPFADGKTTFYAFGGYNYKFSDAYAYSRHFNGNNPSSSGHPDRFPTDANGNLIFYPDIMYPVSSPGGAANDTVFDPHIQNKIRDWSAAAGIKGEFGNDWTWDLSNTIGRNDFHFYGDKTFNASMGANTPTHFDDGGFSFLQNTANLTIGKAFSGVAHGLNLALGAEYRYEKYQIYAGDAASYTNYDPTFFKATGAQGFPGYRPSDEVDANRSNIAGFVDAELDVTDKWLIGAAVRAENYSDFGFTSNYKFATRYKVTSNFNLRGSVSTGFRAPSLQQINFSSQYTNVQGGTITEVKIAPNSNSITRAAGIPDLKQEKSVNASLGFTWKPLSALSVTVDGYLVKVKDRIVLSGQFSASDTTLSPELYQTLNNLHIDNAQFFANAVNTTNTGVDIVIDYNKRWANQRFRALIAANFQHMKIDKINVPEKLNDSYLHRKSFFSDREERFVLASAPPVKIGLNLDYGINKFGVSAHVTYFGKVELYGYGWSGDLAGSGINPVVGLDSDPDKLVPELFKYKGKAVTDLAVNYKLTKQLNWFVGADNIFNVHPSLGVVDGARLSAYDSESGGAWDAVQMGFNGIRLFTRFVLTL, from the coding sequence GTGTTTTTATTGTTATGCCTTTATGTACCATTTGCTGCTGCATATGCACAGAAACAAAGAATTACCGGTAAAGTGACAGATGCTACCACAGGAGTACCATTAGAAGGTATTACTGTGCGCGTAAAACTGAGCGGTACCGGTACGCTGACAGGTAAAGAAGGTACTTATGCCATAGAGGCTAAAACAGACGATGTGCTGGAACTCAGCGCCATTGGTTTTAAGCCCTTATCCGTGCCTGTCAATAGCCGTACGGTGGTGGACATTCAGCTGACTTCTACCGTATCTGAACTATCGCAGGTCGTGCTGGTAGGTACCCGTTCCGGCGGTCGTGCCAGAATAGAAACGCCCGTACCGGTAGATGTGATCTCCATGAGCCAGACCGCCTATCCGACAGCCAAAATGGACCTGACAGCCCTGCTGAACGTGTCTGCGCCTTCCTTTAACTATAATAAACAGAGCGGAAGCGATGGTGCTGACCAGATCGACCTGGCTACCTTACGTGGTCTCGGACCTGATCAGACCCTTGTACTGGTCAACGGTAAACGCCGGCATCAGACGGCCTTTATTGCCGTATATGGCACCCGTGGCCGTGGTAACTCAGGTACTGACCTGAATGCCATCCCGGAAGCCGCTATTGACCGTGTGGAAATACTGCGTGACGGTGCGTCCGCCCAATACGGTTCTGACGCGATTGCGGGTGTCATCAACATCATCTTAAAGAAAGAAGTGAATCACCTCTATGTAAATGCCGGATATGCCGGGTATTACGATCATAAATACAATACCCACTTCGGCCAGGATCTGAACCAGTATAAAAGCGGTGGCGCGATAGATGGTAACGCCGTATCCGTAGGGCTCAGTTATGGGGTGCCATTGGGCAAAAACGGCGGTTTCCTGAACTTTTCAGGCAATTTCCTGAAACAGGGTAAGACCTATCGTCAGGTGCTGGATACCAACCTTGCCAACAAAGACGCCCTGCCGATTAACGTTGTGCGACGTTCCTATGGCGATGCTTCCAAAACGACCGGCGGTGGTATGCTGAACCTGGAACTGCCTTTTGCTGACGGAAAGACCACTTTCTATGCGTTTGGAGGCTATAATTACAAGTTCTCCGACGCTTACGCTTATTCCCGTCACTTTAACGGCAATAACCCCAGCTCCAGCGGGCACCCGGACCGTTTCCCTACAGACGCTAACGGTAACCTGATATTTTATCCGGATATTATGTACCCGGTATCTTCTCCGGGAGGCGCTGCTAATGACACCGTATTTGATCCGCATATACAGAACAAGATCAGGGACTGGTCGGCTGCTGCAGGTATCAAAGGTGAATTTGGTAACGACTGGACCTGGGACCTGAGTAATACCATTGGCCGCAACGACTTCCATTTTTATGGTGACAAAACGTTTAATGCTTCCATGGGAGCGAATACGCCTACACATTTTGACGACGGCGGATTTTCCTTCCTGCAGAATACCGCTAACCTGACCATTGGTAAAGCGTTCAGCGGTGTGGCGCATGGACTAAACCTCGCATTAGGCGCAGAATACCGTTATGAGAAGTATCAGATCTATGCCGGTGATGCCGCCTCTTACACCAATTATGATCCTACTTTCTTTAAGGCAACGGGTGCACAGGGTTTCCCTGGTTATCGTCCGAGTGATGAAGTGGATGCCAACCGATCCAATATCGCCGGATTTGTAGATGCAGAACTGGATGTAACAGACAAATGGCTGATCGGTGCAGCAGTGCGTGCAGAGAACTACAGCGATTTTGGTTTCACCAGTAACTATAAATTCGCTACCCGTTATAAAGTGACTTCCAACTTCAACCTGAGAGGTTCGGTAAGCACAGGTTTCCGTGCCCCTTCTCTCCAACAGATTAACTTCAGTTCACAGTATACTAACGTACAGGGGGGAACTATTACAGAAGTAAAGATTGCTCCTAACAGTAACAGTATTACCAGGGCCGCCGGTATCCCTGATCTGAAACAGGAAAAATCCGTCAATGCGAGTCTGGGTTTCACCTGGAAACCTCTAAGTGCATTATCTGTAACAGTTGATGGTTACCTGGTAAAAGTAAAAGACAGGATCGTGTTATCCGGTCAGTTTAGTGCATCAGATACCACACTTTCTCCTGAGTTGTATCAGACCTTGAATAACCTGCATATCGATAATGCACAGTTCTTCGCCAATGCGGTGAATACCACCAATACGGGTGTTGATATCGTGATTGATTATAACAAACGTTGGGCTAATCAGCGTTTCAGGGCTTTAATAGCGGCTAACTTCCAGCATATGAAGATCGATAAGATCAATGTGCCTGAGAAGCTGAATGATAGTTATCTGCACAGAAAATCATTCTTCAGCGACCGTGAAGAGCGTTTTGTACTGGCTTCAGCGCCTCCGGTGAAGATTGGTCTGAACCTGGACTATGGTATCAATAAATTCGGCGTAAGCGCACATGTCACTTACTTTGGTAAAGTTGAATTGTATGGCTATGGCTGGAGCGGGGATCTGGCAGGAAGCGGTATCAATCCTGTTGTAGGACTGGACAGCGATCCTGATAAACTGGTACCTGAACTGTTTAAATATAAAGGCAAGGCAGTGACTGACCTGGCGGTGAACTATAAGCTGACCAAACAACTTAACTGGTTTGTAGGCGCTGATAATATCTTCAATGTACATCCTTCACTGGGAGTGGTAGATGGTGCGAGATTATCTGCTTATGACAGTGAAAGTGGCGGTGCCTGGGATGCGGTACAGATGGGCTTTAATGGTATTCGGCTGTTTACAAGATTTGTCCTGACACTATAA
- the pfkA gene encoding 6-phosphofructokinase has translation MKKVSNIAVLTSGGDAPGMNAAVRAVVRTGIYHQLNVYGVMYGYRGMLKNEIFPLESKSVANIIQRGGTILKTARCKEFYEAEGRAKAYENLKKHNIDGIVVIGGDGSFNGAYKMSKEFDIPCIGLPGTIDKDIAGTDFTIGFDTAVNTAVDAIDKIRDTADAHDRLFVIEVMGRDAGYIALHSGISTGAEHIMTPEHLIDVKDIIEDLQTNERRKKLVNIIVVAEGSIAGGAEEVARMVKSSCPQLDTRVTILGHIQRGGSPTSQDRVLASRMGYAAVEALLNGTSNVMIGIVNNKIQYTPLEQAIKAKEHLDPEWLKMVKILAS, from the coding sequence ATGAAAAAAGTTTCTAACATCGCAGTCCTTACATCCGGTGGCGATGCGCCGGGCATGAATGCCGCTGTTCGTGCAGTCGTAAGAACCGGAATTTACCATCAGTTAAATGTGTATGGTGTTATGTATGGCTACAGGGGAATGCTGAAGAACGAGATATTTCCCTTGGAGTCCAAATCTGTGGCTAACATTATTCAACGCGGAGGGACCATTCTGAAAACCGCCCGTTGTAAAGAATTTTACGAAGCTGAAGGAAGAGCTAAAGCCTACGAGAATCTGAAGAAACACAACATTGACGGTATCGTAGTTATCGGTGGGGACGGATCATTCAACGGTGCTTATAAAATGAGCAAAGAGTTTGATATTCCATGTATCGGCCTGCCTGGCACTATCGATAAAGATATTGCAGGTACCGATTTTACTATTGGTTTTGACACGGCAGTGAACACAGCTGTAGACGCGATCGATAAGATCCGTGATACCGCTGATGCGCACGACCGTTTATTTGTTATAGAGGTAATGGGCCGTGATGCTGGTTATATTGCCCTGCACAGTGGTATTTCTACTGGCGCCGAGCACATCATGACACCTGAACACCTGATCGATGTGAAAGACATCATCGAAGATCTTCAGACCAACGAACGCCGCAAAAAGCTGGTAAATATCATCGTAGTAGCGGAAGGTTCTATTGCCGGCGGTGCTGAAGAAGTAGCCCGCATGGTAAAATCCAGCTGCCCTCAGCTGGATACCCGCGTAACCATCCTTGGCCACATTCAGCGTGGTGGATCTCCGACCAGCCAGGACCGTGTTCTGGCCAGCCGTATGGGTTACGCAGCCGTAGAAGCACTGTTGAACGGTACTTCTAACGTGATGATAGGCATTGTAAACAACAAAATCCAATATACACCTCTGGAGCAGGCAATCAAGGCTAAAGAGCACCTTGATCCGGAATGGTTAAAGATGGTTAAAATACTTGCGAGTTAA
- the pyk gene encoding pyruvate kinase encodes MSTKDLSQYVHKQMDHAASRAHSLHKTKIVATVGPACDTYEGLLALVRAGVNVFRLNFSHGSHEDKLRIIQYIRQINKTEPYNVAILADLQGPKLRVGEIENNALPLVAGQILTFVNEKVVGNAEKIYVSYADLHKDVKPGQKILLDDGKIETVVKEVTANEEIKAVVSLPGVLSSKKGFNLPDTKVSLPALTEKDVIDLEFIIDNECDWVALSFVRHVDDLLLIRKRLKERNSKMKVISKIEKPEAIANLKEIIWESDGVMIARGDLGVELPVEQIPMIQKDIIRKCIHRAKPVIVATQMMESMIDRTRPNRSEITDVANAVLEGADAVMLSGETATGQFPELVIQTMRKIIDEVEKEDIIYNRNLIPHRHSPTFLSDALCYNACKMAEDLDADALIGMTQSGYTGFMLSSYRPRSPLFIYTKERTLVNQLSLSWGVRAFYYDGEESLDEIISDQIKILKERGFVKPGDVVVNTGSTPVKEHLPTNAIKISTVAE; translated from the coding sequence ATGAGTACAAAAGATTTATCACAATACGTACACAAACAGATGGATCATGCAGCTTCCCGTGCACATTCCCTGCACAAAACAAAAATAGTAGCAACCGTTGGCCCAGCCTGCGATACTTATGAAGGATTATTAGCACTCGTACGCGCCGGCGTTAACGTGTTCCGTCTGAACTTCTCACATGGCTCTCATGAGGATAAACTGCGTATCATCCAGTATATCCGCCAGATCAATAAGACTGAGCCTTACAATGTAGCCATTCTGGCTGACCTGCAAGGCCCTAAACTGCGTGTTGGTGAAATCGAAAACAACGCATTACCACTGGTAGCTGGTCAGATCCTGACCTTCGTAAATGAGAAAGTGGTAGGTAATGCAGAAAAGATCTATGTATCCTACGCAGACCTGCACAAAGACGTTAAACCAGGCCAGAAAATCCTGCTGGATGACGGTAAAATCGAAACAGTTGTAAAAGAAGTTACTGCTAATGAAGAAATCAAAGCAGTAGTAAGCCTGCCAGGTGTACTGTCTTCTAAAAAAGGCTTTAACCTGCCAGATACTAAAGTATCCCTCCCGGCTCTGACTGAGAAGGATGTAATCGATCTGGAATTCATCATCGACAACGAATGTGACTGGGTTGCCCTTTCCTTCGTAAGACACGTAGATGACCTCCTCCTGATCCGTAAACGCCTGAAAGAGCGCAATTCCAAAATGAAGGTGATCTCTAAGATCGAAAAACCTGAGGCAATTGCTAACCTGAAGGAAATCATCTGGGAGAGCGACGGCGTAATGATTGCTCGTGGTGACCTGGGTGTGGAACTGCCAGTTGAGCAGATCCCGATGATCCAGAAAGACATTATCCGTAAATGTATCCACCGTGCTAAGCCTGTAATCGTGGCTACACAGATGATGGAAAGCATGATCGACCGTACCCGTCCTAACCGTAGCGAAATCACCGACGTAGCGAACGCTGTACTGGAAGGTGCTGATGCGGTGATGCTGAGCGGTGAGACTGCTACCGGTCAATTCCCTGAGCTGGTAATCCAGACCATGAGAAAGATCATCGACGAAGTGGAAAAAGAAGACATCATCTATAACCGTAACCTGATCCCTCACCGTCACTCTCCAACCTTCCTGAGCGATGCACTGTGCTACAATGCATGTAAAATGGCGGAAGACCTGGATGCAGATGCGCTGATCGGTATGACACAGAGCGGCTACACCGGCTTTATGCTGAGCAGCTACCGCCCTCGTTCTCCACTGTTCATCTACACCAAAGAGAGAACACTGGTAAATCAGCTGAGCCTGAGCTGGGGTGTACGTGCTTTCTACTATGATGGTGAAGAGAGCCTGGACGAGATCATCTCTGACCAGATCAAGATCCTGAAAGAAAGAGGTTTCGTAAAACCAGGTGACGTTGTGGTAAATACTGGTAGCACGCCTGTAAAAGAGCACCTGCCAACCAACGCGATCAAGATTTCTACAGTTGCTGAATAA
- a CDS encoding prolyl oligopeptidase family serine peptidase encodes MAQQSGITYPKTNKTDVTDNYHGTSIADPYRWLEDDNSPETKEWVKAQNAVTSEYLNKIPFHGAVRKRLEELWNYPKIGAPFKKGDYYYFFKNDGLQNQSVLYRQKTLNGTPEVFIDPNKFSASGTVALGSISFSKDAKYIAYQIAKAGSDWQQAFVMDVESKQLLKDSIDWIKFSGISWKKDGFYYSRYDKPTEENKLSKKNEFHKVYYHKLGTSQEQDVLIFEDKEHPLRNAGAHVTEDERFLILSQSEGTSGNQVLYWDLQDPSQKGFNLLVKGFEFEPSIIDSHGDKLILLTNEGAPNYKVELIDPKNPSSRQLLIPEQKEVLQGVGTAGKRLFASYLKDAASRVAQYTYDGKLDWQIELPGIGTASGFGGEDGDKEFFYSFTSFVNPVTIYKYDIASGKSALYAKTEVKFRQEDYETKQVFFNSKDGTKVPVFLSYKKGLKKDGKNPVLLYGYGGFNIPMTPGFSVSNLFFMEQGGIYAVVCLRGGSEYGEAWHKGGMLEKKQNVFDDFIGAAEFLVKEKYTSPSKLAIRGGSNGGLLIGACMTQRPDLFKVALPAVGVMDMLRFQNFTIGWAWVTEYGTSAKPEQFNYLIKYSPLHNLKAGTQYPATLVTTADHDDRVVPAHSFKFAATLQAANAGPNPTLIRIDTQAGHGAGKPTSKLIEEAADVWSFTMYNLGMSFK; translated from the coding sequence ATGGCACAACAGTCAGGAATTACTTATCCGAAAACAAATAAAACAGACGTTACAGACAATTACCATGGCACCTCCATTGCTGATCCGTACCGTTGGCTGGAAGATGATAATAGCCCTGAGACCAAAGAATGGGTAAAGGCTCAGAACGCTGTCACTTCCGAATACCTTAATAAGATACCTTTCCATGGTGCAGTCCGTAAACGACTGGAAGAACTCTGGAACTACCCTAAGATAGGTGCACCCTTCAAAAAAGGAGATTATTACTACTTCTTTAAAAATGATGGTCTGCAGAACCAGTCCGTGCTCTACCGTCAGAAAACCCTGAACGGTACGCCGGAAGTCTTCATTGACCCGAATAAGTTCTCCGCCAGCGGAACAGTCGCGCTGGGTAGCATTTCCTTCTCCAAAGATGCGAAATATATCGCCTATCAGATCGCGAAAGCCGGTTCTGACTGGCAACAGGCGTTTGTTATGGATGTGGAAAGCAAGCAACTGCTGAAAGATTCTATCGACTGGATCAAGTTCAGTGGTATCTCCTGGAAAAAGGATGGTTTCTACTACAGCCGCTACGATAAGCCGACCGAAGAGAACAAACTGTCTAAAAAGAACGAATTCCATAAGGTATATTATCATAAACTGGGTACCTCTCAGGAGCAGGATGTACTGATCTTTGAAGATAAAGAACACCCGCTGCGCAATGCCGGCGCACATGTCACCGAAGATGAACGTTTCCTCATTCTGAGCCAGAGCGAAGGAACTTCCGGTAACCAGGTACTGTACTGGGACTTACAGGATCCTTCCCAGAAAGGATTTAATCTGCTGGTGAAAGGGTTTGAGTTCGAACCCAGCATCATAGACAGCCATGGGGATAAACTAATCCTGCTGACCAACGAAGGAGCGCCCAATTATAAAGTAGAGCTGATCGATCCTAAAAACCCCTCCAGCCGTCAGCTGCTCATTCCGGAGCAGAAAGAAGTGCTGCAGGGAGTAGGTACTGCAGGTAAGCGGCTTTTCGCCAGCTACCTGAAAGATGCGGCGTCCCGTGTAGCACAATATACATATGATGGTAAACTGGACTGGCAGATTGAATTACCAGGTATCGGTACCGCCAGCGGTTTTGGTGGAGAAGACGGAGATAAGGAATTTTTCTATTCATTCACTTCTTTCGTGAACCCGGTAACGATCTATAAATATGATATTGCCAGTGGTAAGTCAGCCCTGTATGCTAAAACGGAAGTGAAATTCCGTCAGGAGGACTATGAAACCAAACAGGTGTTCTTCAATAGTAAAGATGGTACCAAGGTGCCTGTGTTCCTGTCTTATAAAAAAGGACTTAAAAAAGATGGCAAAAATCCGGTACTGCTCTATGGCTATGGTGGCTTCAATATCCCGATGACCCCTGGATTCAGTGTTTCCAACCTGTTTTTCATGGAGCAGGGAGGCATCTATGCGGTTGTTTGTCTGAGAGGTGGGAGTGAATATGGAGAAGCCTGGCACAAGGGCGGTATGCTGGAAAAGAAGCAGAACGTATTTGACGACTTTATCGGTGCCGCCGAATTCCTGGTAAAAGAGAAATATACCAGTCCTTCCAAACTGGCGATCCGTGGTGGCTCTAATGGTGGCTTGCTGATAGGCGCCTGTATGACCCAGCGCCCGGATCTGTTCAAAGTGGCCCTGCCGGCAGTAGGAGTGATGGATATGCTTCGTTTCCAGAACTTCACGATTGGATGGGCATGGGTAACAGAATATGGTACCAGTGCTAAACCTGAACAGTTCAACTATCTTATTAAATACTCTCCGTTGCATAACCTGAAAGCAGGTACGCAATATCCGGCAACCCTGGTTACTACTGCGGATCATGATGACCGTGTAGTACCGGCACACTCCTTTAAGTTTGCCGCAACCTTACAGGCTGCCAATGCTGGTCCTAACCCGACGCTTATACGTATAGATACCCAGGCTGGTCACGGTGCCGGTAAACCTACGTCCAAGCTGATCGAAGAAGCCGCAGACGTCTGGTCATTTACGATGTATAATCTGGGTATGAGCTTTAAATAA